The Corallococcus exiguus genome has a segment encoding these proteins:
- a CDS encoding YncE family protein: MRLYFLTPALLLLGACSIESEPNPPPSTRFVYPSGVAFWRPPAAGGPSASNGYLFVANANFDNCYDSGSVVALNLDTLSTQVDGQTVMVPHLGSVPPDASLAFEDLSSADESLVQIRSFAGELAMWVNPATGLPRLFVPSRAEGNNLNAVDVSLEANGAPVLTCVQGGVDCRNGALSLTEDIPSSLSDEGRPGLPRAPSPIGVTVDEASGNLYVTHSEAADSPAKSSTNFESYLATLKLDNPTRDSLGFISLSPEGYLYGGSDSVTVGAGYLYVTGRNFVAGISGTVAGNYVLRLVDKNDPGTILEPSLQSEYRIREARAARVVPRPVTPAELAARPNFVRERLYMLARGPDTLLTLDFEYDAVPGTAATQPFFRVVSAVPMPDGVSDMQIISRTPGTSNADTHIIAVTSTGDSAVSLYDEALGQVVAQVPLVNELNQTSNPSQAFGLTVDNPAGTNAARLFVTNFGDSQVAIVDIPDLSRPQDARVVAKLGIQQQRDPNQGTSVCQEN; this comes from the coding sequence ATGCGCCTCTACTTCCTGACCCCCGCGCTGCTGCTCCTCGGTGCGTGTTCGATTGAATCCGAACCGAACCCGCCTCCGTCCACCCGCTTTGTCTACCCCAGCGGGGTGGCGTTCTGGCGCCCTCCAGCGGCGGGCGGGCCATCCGCGAGCAACGGCTATCTGTTCGTCGCGAACGCCAACTTCGACAACTGCTACGACTCCGGTTCGGTGGTGGCACTGAACCTGGACACGCTGAGCACGCAGGTGGACGGGCAGACCGTCATGGTGCCCCACCTGGGCAGCGTGCCCCCGGACGCCTCGCTCGCCTTCGAGGACCTGTCCTCCGCGGACGAGTCGCTCGTGCAGATCCGCAGCTTCGCGGGTGAGCTGGCCATGTGGGTGAACCCGGCCACGGGTCTGCCACGCCTGTTCGTGCCCTCGCGTGCGGAGGGCAACAACCTGAACGCGGTGGACGTGAGCCTGGAGGCCAACGGCGCTCCGGTGCTCACCTGCGTGCAGGGCGGCGTGGACTGCCGCAACGGCGCGCTGTCGCTCACCGAGGACATCCCGTCGTCCCTCAGTGACGAGGGCCGGCCGGGCTTGCCCCGCGCTCCGTCGCCCATCGGCGTGACGGTGGATGAGGCGAGCGGCAACCTGTATGTGACGCACTCGGAGGCGGCGGACTCGCCCGCCAAGTCCAGCACCAACTTCGAGAGCTACCTGGCCACGCTGAAGCTGGACAACCCCACGCGGGACTCGCTGGGCTTCATCTCGCTGTCTCCCGAGGGCTACCTCTACGGCGGCTCGGATTCGGTGACGGTGGGCGCGGGCTACCTCTACGTGACGGGCCGCAACTTCGTGGCCGGCATCAGCGGCACCGTGGCCGGCAACTACGTGCTGCGGCTGGTGGACAAGAACGACCCCGGCACCATCCTGGAGCCCTCGCTGCAGTCGGAGTACCGCATCCGCGAGGCGCGCGCGGCGCGCGTGGTGCCCCGTCCGGTGACGCCGGCGGAGCTGGCGGCGCGTCCGAACTTCGTGCGCGAGCGGCTGTACATGCTGGCGCGCGGTCCGGACACGCTGCTCACCCTCGACTTCGAATACGACGCGGTGCCGGGCACCGCCGCCACCCAGCCCTTCTTCCGGGTGGTCTCCGCGGTGCCCATGCCCGACGGCGTGAGCGACATGCAGATCATCTCGCGGACTCCGGGCACGTCCAACGCGGACACCCACATCATCGCGGTGACGAGCACCGGCGACAGCGCGGTGTCCCTCTACGACGAGGCGCTCGGGCAGGTCGTGGCGCAGGTGCCGCTCGTCAACGAACTCAACCAGACCAGCAACCCGTCGCAGGCCTTCGGGCTGACGGTGGACAACCCCGCCGGGACGAACGCGGCGCGGCTGTTCGTGACCAACTTCGGTGACAGCCAGGTGGCCATCGTGGACATCCCCGACCTGTCGCGTCCCCAGGACGCGCGGGTGGTGGCGAAGCTGGGCATCCAGCAGCAGCGCGATCCGAACCAGGGCACCAGCGTGTGCCAGGAGAATTGA
- a CDS encoding FHA domain-containing protein: MIDQNSRPARKVGIAEHLWETYEEMAQQMGSDRDALINQALFMFARLNGFIDVRTKGEPVVAAVPAATPAPAARPAAAPPPAAAKGAPPVLAPAPPPARAAARNVEERPSSNGLDNDPVRREVAERVLETAAELERLIKGKNEPPPPSADDMIEDEEDPLPEQEEPPLDDMQDEPPEEAEEEPMEEPDEEEGAALYLVLESGEEEKIVKDRYVIGRGKHCDFVINSGKVSREHAVIARDGGDFYIEDLGSSNGTWFNKQRIKRRKVEDGDEYFICSEKIRLVIH; the protein is encoded by the coding sequence ATGATCGATCAGAACTCCCGTCCCGCACGCAAGGTCGGCATCGCCGAGCACCTGTGGGAGACGTACGAAGAGATGGCCCAGCAGATGGGCTCGGATCGCGACGCGCTCATCAACCAGGCGTTGTTCATGTTCGCGCGTCTCAACGGCTTCATCGACGTGAGGACGAAGGGCGAGCCTGTCGTGGCGGCGGTGCCGGCCGCCACGCCCGCCCCGGCCGCGCGTCCTGCCGCCGCGCCGCCTCCTGCCGCCGCCAAGGGCGCTCCACCGGTGCTGGCCCCCGCGCCGCCGCCCGCACGCGCCGCCGCGCGCAATGTGGAGGAGCGTCCGTCCTCCAACGGGCTGGACAATGATCCGGTGCGCCGCGAGGTCGCCGAGCGCGTCCTGGAGACGGCCGCCGAGCTGGAGCGGCTCATCAAGGGCAAGAACGAGCCGCCCCCGCCCTCCGCGGACGACATGATCGAGGACGAGGAGGATCCCCTGCCGGAGCAGGAGGAGCCGCCGCTCGACGACATGCAGGACGAGCCTCCCGAGGAGGCCGAAGAAGAGCCGATGGAGGAGCCGGACGAGGAGGAGGGCGCCGCGCTCTACCTCGTCCTGGAGTCCGGCGAAGAGGAGAAGATCGTCAAGGACCGGTACGTCATCGGCCGTGGCAAGCACTGCGACTTCGTCATCAACTCCGGCAAGGTGTCGCGCGAGCACGCCGTCATCGCCCGCGACGGCGGCGACTTCTACATCGAAGACCTCGGCTCCTCGAACGGGACCTGGTTCAACAAGCAGCGCATCAAGCGCCGCAAGGTCGAGGACGGGGACGAGTACTTCATCTGCAGCGAGAAGATCCGCCTCGTCATCCACTGA
- a CDS encoding A24 family peptidase: MTPAQLALWTILGVALVIAVVTDVLRRLIPNAVTYPLIVLGLGVRGVSEGVGGLEAGVVSGLLAGAGLALLLVPGALRGRMGWGDVKLMAGVGCVLGFPTVLAAAAFISLTGALQAIVTLLWQGAVWDTLAAVARRWAVRMKWMREETSPAPVRHIPYGVSIAVGTFWAMWWQQQHLG, translated from the coding sequence ATGACACCTGCTCAGCTCGCGCTTTGGACGATTCTGGGAGTGGCCCTGGTGATTGCGGTGGTGACCGACGTGTTGCGCCGGCTCATCCCGAACGCCGTGACCTATCCGCTCATCGTGTTGGGGCTCGGGGTGCGCGGTGTGTCCGAAGGGGTGGGTGGGCTGGAGGCGGGGGTGGTGAGCGGGCTACTGGCGGGCGCGGGACTCGCGCTGCTGCTGGTGCCGGGTGCGCTGCGCGGGCGCATGGGGTGGGGTGACGTCAAGCTGATGGCGGGCGTGGGCTGCGTGCTGGGCTTTCCCACGGTGCTCGCCGCGGCGGCCTTCATCTCGCTTACGGGCGCGCTGCAGGCCATCGTCACGCTGCTGTGGCAGGGGGCCGTCTGGGACACGCTGGCGGCGGTGGCCCGTCGCTGGGCGGTGCGGATGAAATGGATGCGCGAGGAAACCTCGCCCGCTCCCGTGCGACACATCCCCTACGGCGTCTCCATCGCGGTCGGGACTTTCTGGGCCATGTGGTGGCAGCAACAACATCTGGGATAG
- a CDS encoding type II and III secretion system protein family protein — protein sequence MSTRFTQALALGALVTLVASAPALAQEGSSVSLGVGTQKVLTIPGLSRVALGDPSIAEVKTLGTGQLLVTGNAEGKTTLLVWKSSGQRISYLVTVRKQDPNEVISEIKRLLGEIEGVSVRMVGDRIYLDGQAYTTQDADRIEQVVSLYPNVKSFVKIAPNAKKLVAQNLNAAFQKAGLKNVQANVVGATIFLEGSVESQQDLQKAELITKAIGEKVENLLVVGIKRMILSEVQFVEIRRNSRDRYGIKYPTDITGTLTAAATLNKALIPSGDAVSGLIMSATGGSDLSIGFQANDGYGRLLAQPKLVCASGEKAEFLAGGEVPIPLITNTQFTVEYKPYGVILNIRPTADRNGNIQTEVEAEASEIDTSVSVSFGGSSAIPGFRTRKVKTNVTVRHGETIVLSGVFSHDEQKAVAKLPGLGHIPIVGELFKNRAFDTTKRELVIFVTPRIVNPDSDKVRSIIEDVKTRYKQARSEVNFNIFD from the coding sequence ATGTCCACTCGCTTCACGCAAGCCCTGGCGCTCGGCGCCCTCGTCACCCTGGTGGCCAGTGCCCCCGCCCTGGCCCAGGAGGGAAGCTCCGTCAGCCTGGGTGTGGGTACCCAGAAGGTGCTCACCATTCCCGGCCTCAGCCGCGTCGCGCTGGGTGATCCGTCCATCGCCGAGGTGAAGACGCTCGGCACCGGCCAGCTGCTCGTCACCGGTAACGCAGAAGGCAAGACGACGCTGCTCGTCTGGAAGTCCTCGGGTCAGCGCATCAGCTACCTGGTGACGGTCCGCAAGCAGGACCCCAACGAGGTCATCTCCGAAATCAAGCGCCTGCTGGGTGAAATCGAAGGCGTGTCCGTGCGCATGGTGGGTGACCGCATCTACCTGGACGGTCAGGCCTACACCACGCAGGACGCGGACCGCATCGAGCAGGTGGTGAGCCTGTACCCGAACGTGAAGTCGTTCGTGAAGATCGCCCCCAACGCCAAGAAGCTGGTCGCGCAGAACCTGAACGCGGCCTTCCAGAAGGCGGGCCTGAAGAACGTGCAGGCCAACGTGGTGGGCGCGACCATCTTCCTGGAGGGCTCCGTGGAGAGCCAGCAGGACCTCCAGAAGGCGGAGCTCATCACCAAGGCCATCGGTGAGAAGGTGGAGAACCTGCTCGTCGTCGGCATCAAGCGGATGATCCTCTCCGAGGTCCAGTTCGTCGAAATCCGCCGCAACAGCCGCGACCGCTACGGCATCAAGTACCCCACGGACATCACCGGCACGCTGACCGCCGCCGCGACGCTGAACAAGGCGCTCATCCCTTCTGGCGACGCCGTCTCCGGCCTGATCATGAGCGCGACGGGCGGTTCCGACCTGAGCATCGGCTTCCAGGCCAACGACGGTTACGGCCGCCTGCTGGCGCAGCCCAAGCTGGTGTGCGCCAGCGGTGAGAAGGCGGAGTTCCTCGCCGGCGGCGAGGTGCCCATCCCCCTCATCACCAACACGCAGTTCACGGTGGAGTACAAGCCCTACGGCGTCATCCTGAACATCCGCCCCACCGCGGACCGCAACGGCAACATCCAGACGGAAGTGGAGGCGGAGGCCTCTGAAATCGACACCTCCGTGTCCGTTTCCTTCGGTGGTTCGTCCGCCATCCCCGGCTTCCGCACCCGCAAGGTCAAGACGAACGTCACGGTGCGCCACGGTGAGACCATCGTGCTGTCCGGCGTGTTCAGCCACGACGAGCAGAAGGCCGTCGCGAAGCTGCCCGGCCTGGGTCACATCCCCATCGTGGGCGAGCTGTTCAAGAACCGCGCGTTCGACACCACCAAGCGCGAGCTGGTGATCTTCGTCACCCCGCGCATCGTGAACCCGGACTCGGACAAGGTCCGCAGCATCATCGAGGACGTGAAGACCCGCTACAAGCAGGCCCGCTCCGAGGTGAACTTCAACATCTTCGACTGA
- a CDS encoding ATPase, T2SS/T4P/T4SS family → MFLITLTEKGGGSEQREYPKNEITIGRIAGNDIVLAKGNVSKTHSRIVEKDGRFIIVDMKSTNGTFVNGKKIAGPMVLKPTDQVSIGDYILNVEALADEPADEGYDEEQGEEAYDEEEAYEEEEPYEEEEAPAPAPAAPSRMPASMAAAMAKNKRKVDPRLERYSRLQKEIHDRLIEYLDLRRMDMDRLGDEELWRRTEKAIRDIIDQMEADQELPGDVDREELLTDVINEALGLGPLEAFLASEEISEIMVNHANQIYIERKGKLTLSEKTFSSNQAVLGVIERIVAPIGRRIDESSPLVDARLKDGSRVNAIIPPLALKGPCITIRKFKKDALKIQDLIKYKTVTAQMAEFLEMCVTARRNIVISGGTGSGKTTTLNIISSFIPEGERIITVEDAAELQLPQDHWVQLESRPPNLEGKGAITIRELVKNCLRMRPDRIVVGECRSGETLDMLQAMNTGHDGSLTTLHANTPRDAIARLETMVLMSGMELPVKAIREQIASAVHLIVQQTRFSDGSRKICFITEVSGMEVDIVTLQDIFYYKQDGFTEDHKVRGRYVASGFVPKFYDELQRKGIPVNMSIFRED, encoded by the coding sequence ATGTTTCTCATCACGCTGACGGAGAAGGGCGGCGGTTCGGAGCAGCGGGAGTACCCCAAGAACGAGATCACGATCGGCCGGATTGCTGGCAACGACATCGTGCTCGCCAAGGGGAACGTCTCCAAGACCCACTCCCGCATCGTCGAAAAGGACGGCCGCTTCATCATCGTGGACATGAAGTCCACGAACGGCACCTTCGTGAACGGCAAGAAGATCGCCGGGCCGATGGTGCTGAAGCCCACCGACCAGGTCTCCATCGGCGACTACATCCTCAACGTCGAGGCGCTTGCCGACGAGCCCGCTGACGAGGGCTACGACGAGGAGCAGGGCGAAGAGGCCTACGACGAGGAAGAGGCCTACGAAGAGGAGGAGCCCTACGAGGAGGAGGAGGCGCCCGCGCCCGCCCCCGCGGCTCCCAGCCGCATGCCCGCGTCCATGGCCGCGGCCATGGCGAAGAACAAGCGCAAGGTGGACCCCCGGCTGGAGCGCTACTCGCGGCTCCAGAAGGAGATCCATGACCGGCTCATCGAGTACCTCGACCTGCGCCGCATGGACATGGACCGGCTCGGGGACGAGGAGCTCTGGCGCCGCACCGAGAAGGCCATCCGGGACATCATCGACCAGATGGAGGCGGACCAGGAGCTTCCCGGGGACGTGGACCGGGAGGAGCTGCTCACCGACGTCATCAACGAGGCGCTGGGCCTGGGGCCCCTGGAAGCGTTCCTCGCGTCGGAAGAGATCAGCGAGATCATGGTGAACCACGCCAACCAGATCTACATCGAGCGCAAGGGCAAGCTGACCCTGTCGGAGAAGACGTTCTCCTCCAACCAGGCGGTGCTCGGCGTCATCGAGCGCATCGTGGCGCCCATTGGCCGCCGCATCGACGAATCCAGCCCGCTGGTGGACGCGCGCCTCAAGGACGGCAGCCGCGTGAACGCCATCATCCCGCCGCTGGCGCTCAAGGGTCCCTGCATCACCATCCGCAAGTTCAAGAAGGATGCGCTGAAGATTCAGGACCTCATCAAATACAAGACCGTCACCGCGCAGATGGCCGAGTTCCTGGAGATGTGCGTGACGGCCCGGCGCAACATCGTCATCTCCGGCGGCACGGGCTCTGGGAAGACGACGACGCTGAACATCATCAGCTCGTTCATCCCGGAGGGTGAGCGCATCATCACGGTGGAGGACGCGGCGGAGCTTCAGCTGCCGCAGGACCACTGGGTGCAGCTGGAGAGCCGCCCGCCCAACCTGGAAGGCAAGGGCGCCATCACCATCCGCGAGCTGGTGAAGAACTGCCTGCGCATGCGGCCGGACCGCATCGTCGTGGGCGAGTGCCGCTCCGGCGAGACGCTGGACATGCTCCAGGCCATGAACACCGGCCACGACGGTTCGCTCACCACGCTGCACGCGAACACGCCGCGTGACGCGATTGCCCGGCTGGAGACGATGGTGCTCATGTCCGGCATGGAGCTGCCGGTGAAGGCCATCCGCGAGCAGATCGCCAGCGCCGTGCACCTCATCGTGCAGCAGACGCGCTTCTCCGACGGTTCTCGCAAGATCTGCTTCATCACCGAGGTGTCCGGCATGGAGGTCGACATCGTGACCCTGCAGGACATCTTCTATTACAAGCAGGACGGCTTCACCGAGGACCACAAGGTGCGCGGACGCTACGTGGCGTCAGGCTTCGTCCCGAAGTTCTACGACGAGCTCCAGCGCAAGGGCATCCCCGTGAACATGAGTATCTTCCGCGAGGACTGA
- a CDS encoding FHA domain-containing protein gives MPTLVVRHPDGTEHEHEVAGELKIGRQQGNDLVLTEGGVSRQHARVYVEGGTVYVEDGGSQNGTFVDGERIEGPTALTPASQVLLGDYEMKLKGNARSTSGRRAATPPPGDPATLSDAPVKGTRAMPSIRAKATQNGAAKPEGALAKRPARSTPAGAGAAAAGAGSGPVLKGMTGPWAGKSYPINGTLLVGRAPPAVVVLDDDSVSRKHAEVKREGTGVLARDLGSANGTLLNGELLGEEFVDLQPGDILQFGVVEMTYEAAETPARRPGTGAAPARRGGRASPESGNKRKLMVIAGGVVALLAVAAVVKSSVGAPQKTQPTGPAAPLDPAQQVQEFLSECRSYASNETGAPDWGRAEKACEQALDMDPINAEANTLVRRIKLEKEAFDNFEAAKKSIELNREKDALEYLRKIPKESEYFRRARSKAKETAEQFVDRAKFDCNRYLNNSQWGPAVQRCQQYMEVWCQKQSKEDMEPPIGQTLRLEGGLRKNEWRPKDTMFVKFLVARQRVDRNAQPWTCPVSDILQEDGLGVDQASEVRAMFAKRYAPKLIQAAMMDYWAGRGSEAMATLQKLRSKEDQAQYHQLADDLIRDVSNVDQLFKTGGSNITNEDPERAVAPFKDALATDKRIMAELAESHLSFYRKNMFQDLAASAYLRGKHFADREDRRRGCRIWKMGFDFYKGNTNLNRVVAFCSTQAQNALNSVGSCSDFQAVEDYAVPGDGIAEQMATKKAELKCR, from the coding sequence ATGCCTACCCTGGTCGTCCGTCACCCTGACGGCACTGAGCACGAGCACGAAGTCGCGGGCGAGCTGAAGATTGGCCGCCAGCAAGGCAATGACCTGGTCCTCACGGAAGGCGGCGTGTCGCGGCAGCACGCGCGCGTCTACGTGGAGGGCGGCACCGTCTACGTCGAGGACGGAGGCAGCCAGAACGGCACCTTCGTGGACGGCGAGCGCATCGAGGGGCCCACGGCGCTGACGCCGGCCTCGCAGGTGCTGCTGGGCGACTACGAGATGAAGCTCAAGGGCAATGCCCGGAGCACCAGCGGGCGCCGCGCGGCCACACCTCCGCCCGGCGATCCGGCGACGCTCTCGGACGCGCCCGTGAAGGGCACGCGCGCCATGCCCAGCATCCGCGCCAAGGCCACGCAGAACGGCGCCGCGAAGCCCGAAGGCGCGCTGGCGAAGCGGCCCGCTCGCTCCACGCCCGCGGGTGCGGGTGCCGCGGCGGCGGGCGCGGGTTCGGGTCCGGTGCTCAAGGGCATGACGGGGCCATGGGCGGGGAAGTCCTATCCCATCAACGGCACGTTGCTGGTGGGCCGGGCGCCTCCGGCGGTGGTCGTCCTGGATGACGACTCCGTGAGCCGGAAGCACGCGGAGGTGAAGCGCGAGGGCACGGGCGTGCTCGCGCGCGACCTGGGCAGCGCGAACGGCACCCTGCTCAACGGCGAATTGCTGGGCGAGGAGTTCGTCGACCTGCAGCCCGGGGACATCCTCCAGTTCGGCGTGGTGGAGATGACCTACGAGGCCGCCGAGACGCCCGCGCGCCGTCCTGGCACGGGCGCGGCGCCGGCACGTCGTGGCGGCCGGGCGTCGCCCGAGTCGGGCAATAAGCGCAAGCTGATGGTGATCGCGGGCGGCGTGGTGGCGCTGCTCGCGGTGGCGGCGGTGGTGAAGTCCTCCGTCGGGGCGCCGCAGAAGACGCAGCCGACGGGGCCCGCCGCGCCGCTGGATCCCGCGCAGCAGGTGCAGGAGTTCCTCAGCGAGTGCCGCTCCTACGCCTCCAACGAGACGGGGGCTCCGGACTGGGGCCGCGCCGAGAAGGCGTGCGAGCAGGCGCTGGACATGGACCCCATCAACGCCGAGGCGAACACCCTCGTGCGGCGCATCAAGCTGGAGAAGGAGGCCTTCGACAACTTCGAGGCCGCGAAGAAGTCCATCGAGCTCAACCGCGAGAAGGACGCCCTGGAGTACCTCCGCAAGATTCCGAAGGAGAGCGAGTACTTCCGCCGCGCCCGCTCCAAGGCGAAGGAGACGGCCGAGCAGTTCGTGGATCGCGCGAAGTTCGACTGCAATCGCTACTTGAACAACTCGCAGTGGGGTCCCGCGGTCCAGCGCTGCCAGCAGTACATGGAAGTGTGGTGCCAGAAGCAGAGCAAGGAGGACATGGAGCCGCCCATCGGTCAGACGCTCCGCCTGGAGGGCGGTCTGCGCAAGAACGAGTGGCGCCCCAAGGACACCATGTTCGTGAAGTTCCTGGTGGCCCGCCAGCGCGTGGACCGGAACGCGCAGCCGTGGACGTGCCCCGTGTCCGACATCCTCCAGGAGGACGGTCTGGGCGTGGATCAGGCCAGCGAGGTGCGCGCCATGTTCGCCAAGCGCTACGCCCCGAAGCTCATCCAGGCGGCGATGATGGACTACTGGGCCGGCCGTGGCAGCGAGGCCATGGCGACGCTGCAGAAGCTGCGCTCGAAGGAAGACCAGGCGCAGTACCACCAGCTCGCGGACGACCTCATCCGCGACGTGTCCAACGTGGATCAGCTCTTCAAGACGGGCGGGAGCAACATCACCAACGAAGACCCCGAGCGCGCGGTGGCGCCGTTCAAGGACGCACTGGCGACGGACAAGCGCATCATGGCGGAGCTGGCGGAGTCGCACCTGTCCTTCTACCGGAAGAACATGTTCCAGGACCTGGCGGCCTCCGCCTACCTGCGTGGCAAGCACTTCGCCGACCGCGAGGACCGCCGCCGCGGCTGCCGCATCTGGAAGATGGGCTTCGACTTCTACAAGGGCAACACGAACCTGAACCGCGTGGTGGCGTTCTGCTCCACGCAGGCGCAGAACGCGTTGAACAGCGTGGGCAGCTGCTCGGACTTCCAGGCAGTGGAGGACTACGCCGTGCCGGGTGACGGCATCGCCGAACAGATGGCCACGAAGAAGGCCGAGCTGAAGTGCCGCTGA